A DNA window from uncultured Methanoregula sp. contains the following coding sequences:
- a CDS encoding Maf family protein yields MPDFIYLASQSPRRRQLLEQLGVRHELLLPHADGEDAEDAESIEAVLPGEAPTAYVERVTGLKLDAAVARRTRRGLPEAPILCSDTTVALGRTIYGKPDDAPHAARMLAELAGHEHRVLTAVALQVGAKRLTALSVSRVTFASMTPAQIEAYVATGEPLGKAGAYGIQGRAAAYVQHMAGSYSGIMGLPMYETAQLLRAAGFAL; encoded by the coding sequence ATGCCTGACTTCATCTACCTTGCCTCTCAAAGTCCGCGCCGGCGCCAGCTGCTTGAACAGCTGGGTGTGCGCCACGAACTGTTGCTGCCGCATGCTGATGGCGAAGATGCGGAAGACGCAGAGTCCATCGAGGCGGTGTTGCCCGGCGAAGCGCCCACGGCCTATGTCGAGCGTGTGACCGGTCTCAAGCTCGATGCCGCCGTGGCCCGGCGCACGCGCCGTGGTTTGCCCGAGGCCCCCATTCTTTGCTCCGACACCACGGTGGCCCTGGGCCGCACCATTTATGGCAAGCCCGACGATGCGCCACATGCCGCGCGCATGCTGGCTGAACTTGCGGGGCACGAGCACCGTGTCCTCACCGCCGTGGCGCTGCAGGTTGGCGCCAAGCGCCTGACGGCGTTGTCGGTTTCTCGCGTGACCTTTGCCTCCATGACGCCTGCGCAGATCGAAGCCTACGTGGCCACTGGCGAGCCACTGGGCAAGGCAGGCGCCTATGGCATACAGGGCAGGGCGGCGGCATACGTGCAGCACATGGCCGGCAGTTATTCAGGCATCATGGGACTGCCCATGTACGAAACGGCGCAACTGCTGCGCGCGGCGGGCTTCGCGCTCTGA
- the rlmH gene encoding 23S rRNA (pseudouridine(1915)-N(3))-methyltransferase RlmH, whose protein sequence is MKLLIVAVGQRVPDWAQTAYDDYAKRFPPELKVELKAVKTEPRGSKTLETLYAAERERIEAAIPRGTRVVALDERGTSLTTKALAERLKGWQLGGDDVALVIGGPDGLDPTFRQGAHERIRLSDLTLPHAMVRVLLIEQLYRAWSVNAGHPYHRE, encoded by the coding sequence ATGAAGCTGCTGATAGTGGCGGTCGGGCAGCGGGTGCCCGACTGGGCCCAAACGGCGTACGACGACTACGCCAAACGTTTCCCGCCCGAACTCAAGGTGGAGCTCAAGGCCGTCAAGACCGAGCCTCGTGGCTCCAAGACGCTGGAGACTCTCTACGCAGCGGAGCGCGAGCGGATCGAAGCCGCCATTCCACGCGGTACCCGCGTGGTGGCCCTCGACGAACGCGGCACCAGCCTCACCACCAAAGCCTTGGCCGAACGGCTCAAGGGCTGGCAGCTGGGCGGTGACGATGTGGCGTTGGTCATTGGCGGCCCGGACGGGTTGGACCCGACCTTCCGCCAGGGCGCGCACGAACGCATCCGTCTGTCGGACCTGACCTTGCCGCACGCCATGGTGCGGGTGCTGCTCATCGAGCAGCTGTATCGGGCTTGGTCGGTGAATGCAGGGCATCCGTACCACCGTGAGTAG
- the hemF gene encoding oxygen-dependent coproporphyrinogen oxidase, with protein MAQWTTEMQPTELNPATTVATVRSYLLGLQARITDALEALEGEGGARFLADAWSKPPGEPLQGDGITKILEGGRVFERAGCGFSHVRGPQLPPSATQHRPELAGAPFEAMGVSLVFHPRNPYVPTVHMNVRMIAAGHPGQAPTCWFGGGMDLTPYYGFEEDAVHFHRTCHDALAPFGDDKYPRFKQWCDEYFFLKHRNEQRGVGGVFYDDFSELGFEQSLAMTQSVGDAFLSAYLPIVEKRQGTPYGERERDFQLYRRGRYVEFNLVWDRGTHFGLQSGGRTESILLSMPPLVSWSYQRSDAADSAEAALARQFLVRRDWLSGGADATP; from the coding sequence TTGGCGCAATGGACAACTGAAATGCAACCAACGGAATTGAATCCGGCCACCACGGTGGCGACTGTGCGCAGCTACCTGCTGGGCCTGCAGGCCCGCATCACCGATGCGCTGGAGGCTTTGGAGGGAGAGGGCGGAGCACGTTTCCTGGCCGATGCCTGGAGCAAGCCGCCCGGCGAGCCGCTGCAGGGTGACGGCATCACCAAGATACTGGAAGGCGGCCGCGTGTTCGAGCGCGCGGGTTGCGGCTTCAGCCATGTGCGCGGCCCGCAACTGCCGCCGTCTGCCACGCAGCACCGGCCCGAGCTGGCGGGGGCACCGTTCGAGGCCATGGGCGTGTCGCTGGTGTTCCACCCGCGCAACCCCTACGTGCCCACGGTGCACATGAACGTGCGCATGATTGCGGCCGGCCACCCTGGGCAGGCTCCCACCTGCTGGTTTGGCGGCGGCATGGACCTCACGCCGTACTACGGGTTTGAGGAAGATGCGGTGCACTTCCACCGCACCTGTCACGACGCCTTGGCGCCGTTTGGTGACGACAAGTACCCGCGCTTCAAGCAATGGTGCGATGAGTACTTCTTCCTCAAGCACCGCAACGAACAGCGCGGCGTGGGGGGGGTGTTTTACGACGACTTCTCGGAGCTGGGCTTTGAGCAGAGCCTGGCCATGACGCAGTCGGTGGGCGACGCCTTCCTGAGCGCCTACCTGCCCATCGTTGAGAAGCGCCAGGGCACACCCTACGGTGAGCGCGAGCGCGATTTCCAGCTCTACCGCCGGGGCCGTTACGTCGAGTTCAACCTGGTCTGGGACCGGGGCACGCACTTCGGCCTGCAGTCGGGTGGGCGTACCGAGTCCATTTTGCTGTCCATGCCGCCGCTGGTGTCATGGTCGTACCAGCGTTCGGACGCCGCCGATTCGGCCGAGGCGGCTCTTGCGCGGCAATTTCTGGTGCGGCGCGACTGGCTCTCTGGCGGGGCTGACGCAACGCCCTGA
- the purD gene encoding phosphoribosylamine--glycine ligase, which yields MKVLVIGGGGREHAMAWKLSQSPKVTKVWVAPGNGGTALSNKFENVAITDVRELRAWAQAEKIALTVVGPEAPLAAGVVDEFRAHGLRIFGPTREAAQLESSKAFSKAFMRRHGIPTADYDTFTDPAAAHAFVDRLGAPIVIKADGLAAGKGVVVAMTLQEAHDAVDFMLVDNKYGVTHNEGADGKAVPRVVIEEFLAGEEASFIVLCDGKNVLALATSQDHKRLKDGDEGPNTGGMGAYSPAPVVTADVHARAMREIILPTIRGMEKDGIPYTGFLYAGLMIDAKGHPKTLEFNCRMGDPETQPIMMRLKSDLLEVLGAAVDGKLDQMELQWDRRTALGVVMAAHGYPEAPRKGDAITGLPVETDDAVVFHAGTQLKDGVVSVTGGRVLCVTVLADSVRQAQQRAYDVARGIHFDGAQYRRDIGHRAVK from the coding sequence ATGAAAGTTCTTGTCATTGGCGGCGGCGGCCGGGAACACGCAATGGCCTGGAAGCTGAGCCAGTCCCCCAAGGTGACCAAGGTGTGGGTGGCGCCGGGCAACGGCGGCACGGCCCTCTCGAACAAGTTCGAGAACGTGGCGATCACCGATGTGCGTGAACTGCGTGCATGGGCCCAGGCAGAAAAGATCGCTCTCACGGTGGTGGGCCCCGAGGCGCCTCTGGCCGCCGGCGTGGTGGACGAATTCCGGGCGCACGGTCTGCGCATCTTCGGGCCCACCCGGGAGGCCGCGCAGCTCGAGAGCTCCAAGGCCTTCTCGAAGGCGTTCATGCGACGCCACGGCATTCCCACAGCCGACTACGACACCTTCACCGATCCGGCTGCAGCCCACGCCTTCGTGGACCGCCTGGGTGCGCCCATCGTCATCAAGGCCGATGGTCTGGCTGCCGGCAAGGGCGTGGTTGTGGCCATGACGCTGCAGGAAGCCCACGATGCCGTGGACTTCATGCTGGTGGACAACAAATACGGCGTGACGCACAACGAGGGCGCGGACGGCAAGGCGGTGCCGCGCGTGGTGATCGAGGAGTTCCTCGCGGGCGAAGAGGCCTCTTTCATCGTGTTGTGCGATGGCAAAAACGTGCTGGCCCTGGCCACCAGCCAGGACCACAAGCGCCTCAAGGACGGCGATGAAGGCCCCAACACGGGTGGCATGGGCGCTTATTCGCCCGCACCCGTGGTCACGGCGGACGTGCACGCCCGTGCCATGCGCGAGATCATCCTGCCCACCATCCGCGGGATGGAAAAGGATGGCATTCCGTACACCGGCTTCCTGTATGCGGGGCTGATGATCGACGCCAAGGGCCATCCCAAGACGCTCGAGTTCAACTGCCGCATGGGCGACCCTGAAACTCAGCCGATCATGATGCGACTCAAGAGCGATCTGCTGGAGGTGCTGGGTGCCGCTGTGGACGGCAAGCTCGACCAGATGGAGCTGCAGTGGGACCGGCGCACCGCCCTGGGCGTGGTGATGGCCGCGCATGGATACCCCGAGGCTCCGCGCAAGGGCGATGCCATCACCGGCCTGCCCGTCGAGACGGACGACGCGGTGGTGTTCCATGCCGGCACGCAGCTCAAGGATGGCGTGGTCAGCGTGACGGGCGGCCGCGTGCTGTGCGTGACGGTGCTCGCCGACAGCGTCAGGCAGGCGCAGCAGCGGGCCTACGACGTGGCGCGCGGCATCCACTTCGATGGCGCTCAGTACCGCCGCGACATTGGTCACCGGGCGGTGAAGTAG
- the rsfS gene encoding ribosome silencing factor, producing MTTSTKSETAAKKDVTKLQRAIVDGLEDVKAQDIQVFNTEHLSPLFERVIVASGTSNRQTKALAASVRDAVKEAGFSKPRIEGEDNGEWIIVDCGAAVAHIMQPAIRQYYRLEELWGDTPVRLKLGAAKPVSSAATQLADKKSAQKAAKSDAKAASKAPSKKAGAPTVAARSGKATVKAVAKTAAKTAAKTAPKPAAKTAAKAAPAKSAAKTSASKPVSKTTGAVATKKPAATKTPVKTVVVKPAGAKKPAAKKSPVAKSPRTAAKPASAPASKAAAKPAAKKAPARKG from the coding sequence ATGACCACCTCCACCAAATCGGAAACCGCCGCCAAAAAAGACGTCACCAAACTCCAGCGCGCCATCGTCGATGGCTTGGAAGACGTCAAGGCGCAAGACATCCAGGTCTTCAACACCGAGCATCTCTCGCCGCTGTTTGAACGGGTGATCGTGGCATCGGGCACCTCCAACCGCCAGACCAAGGCCCTGGCCGCCAGCGTGCGCGATGCGGTCAAGGAAGCCGGCTTCTCCAAGCCGCGCATCGAAGGCGAAGACAACGGCGAATGGATCATCGTGGACTGCGGCGCCGCTGTGGCGCACATCATGCAGCCCGCCATCCGCCAGTACTACCGCCTGGAAGAGCTGTGGGGCGACACGCCCGTGCGCCTGAAACTGGGTGCTGCCAAGCCGGTCTCCAGCGCCGCCACCCAGCTGGCCGACAAGAAGTCGGCACAGAAGGCCGCCAAGTCGGATGCCAAGGCTGCGAGCAAGGCGCCCTCCAAGAAGGCTGGGGCCCCTACCGTAGCCGCCCGTTCAGGCAAGGCCACCGTCAAGGCGGTCGCCAAGACCGCTGCGAAGACGGCAGCCAAGACAGCACCCAAGCCGGCTGCAAAAACTGCGGCCAAGGCAGCGCCTGCCAAATCGGCCGCCAAGACCAGCGCCTCCAAGCCAGTCAGCAAGACCACCGGCGCCGTGGCCACCAAGAAGCCCGCCGCCACCAAGACCCCTGTCAAGACGGTGGTGGTCAAGCCCGCTGGTGCCAAGAAGCCTGCGGCCAAGAAGTCCCCCGTGGCCAAGTCTCCACGCACGGCAGCCAAGCCAGCTTCTGCACCGGCATCCAAGGCGGCTGCCAAGCCCGCCGCCAAGAAGGCCCCGGCCCGCAAGGGCTGA
- a CDS encoding YebC/PmpR family DNA-binding transcriptional regulator, whose amino-acid sequence MAGHSKWANIQHRKGRQDEKRGKIWTRIIREITVAARAGGGDLSANPRLRLAVDKAKAANMPADRIKYNIDKATGNAEGLTYEEIRYEGYGIGGAAIIIDTMTDNRVRTVAEVRHAFSKHGGSMGTEGSVVFQFKHCGQLIFAPGTSEDKVMEVALEAGAEDVVTDDDGAVEVLTAPADFEAVKNALEAAGLIPEVAGVTMRAENTIELSGDDAARMQKLLDVLEDLDDAQEVYHNAAL is encoded by the coding sequence GTGGCAGGACACAGCAAATGGGCGAATATCCAGCATCGCAAGGGGCGGCAGGATGAAAAGCGCGGCAAGATCTGGACCCGCATCATTCGCGAAATCACCGTGGCTGCCCGGGCCGGTGGCGGCGACCTGTCCGCCAACCCCCGCCTGCGCCTGGCGGTGGACAAGGCCAAGGCGGCCAACATGCCGGCTGACCGCATCAAATACAACATCGACAAGGCCACAGGCAACGCCGAGGGCCTGACCTACGAGGAAATCCGCTACGAGGGCTACGGCATCGGTGGCGCGGCCATCATCATCGACACCATGACCGACAACCGCGTGCGCACCGTGGCCGAAGTGCGCCATGCATTCAGCAAGCACGGCGGCAGCATGGGTACGGAAGGCTCGGTGGTATTCCAGTTCAAGCATTGCGGCCAGCTGATTTTTGCCCCCGGTACCAGTGAGGACAAGGTGATGGAAGTGGCGCTGGAAGCGGGCGCCGAAGACGTGGTGACCGATGACGATGGCGCTGTGGAAGTGCTCACCGCCCCGGCCGACTTCGAGGCCGTGAAGAACGCGCTCGAGGCCGCAGGGCTGATCCCTGAGGTGGCCGGCGTGACCATGCGCGCCGAAAACACCATCGAGCTCTCGGGCGACGACGCAGCCCGCATGCAGAAACTGCTGGACGTTCTGGAAGATCTGGACGACGCTCAAGAGGTCTATCACAACGCTGCACTATGA
- the rng gene encoding ribonuclease G gives MQQDILINWSPQETRVAVVEHGAVQELHIERTLERGLVGNVYLGKVSRVLPGMQSAFIDIGLERAAFLHVADVWQRQDGGEAPMFARKGEPPVPIEKQVFEGQSLMVQVIKDPIGTKGARLSTQISIAGRLLVYLPQDDHVGVSQKIPAAERDALRARLQALVGDKMSGGGGGFILRTNGEDSSDAELAEDIAYLRKTWARIKEASLRLPATSLLHQDLDLLQRVLRDLVGDHTQTIRIDSVEQFHRLRAFGQEFMPAAAGKLQHYKGERPIFDLYSIDEEVSKALGRRVDLKSGGYLIVDQTEALTTVDVNTGGFVGARNFDDTIFKTNLEAAQAIARQLRLRNLGGIIIVDFIDMAREDHQEAVLTEFKKQLARDRVKTMSGGFSQLGLVEMTRKRTRESLAHMLCEPCSACQGAGQVKTARSVCYDVLREILREARQFNPREFRVVASPRVVELFLDEESQHLAGLSDFIGKPISLQAESAMGQEQYDIVLL, from the coding sequence ATGCAACAAGACATCCTGATCAACTGGTCGCCACAGGAAACCCGGGTGGCCGTCGTCGAGCACGGCGCCGTGCAGGAGTTGCACATCGAGCGCACGTTGGAGCGCGGCCTCGTGGGCAATGTCTACTTGGGCAAGGTGTCGCGCGTGCTGCCGGGTATGCAGTCGGCCTTCATCGACATCGGTCTGGAGCGTGCGGCGTTTTTGCATGTCGCCGATGTGTGGCAGCGCCAGGATGGTGGCGAAGCGCCCATGTTCGCGCGCAAGGGTGAGCCTCCGGTGCCCATTGAAAAACAGGTGTTCGAAGGCCAATCGCTGATGGTGCAGGTGATCAAGGACCCCATCGGCACCAAAGGGGCGCGCCTGTCCACGCAGATCAGCATCGCCGGGCGCTTGCTGGTGTATCTGCCCCAGGACGACCATGTGGGGGTGTCCCAGAAGATTCCTGCGGCCGAGCGCGATGCTCTGCGTGCCCGTCTGCAGGCACTGGTGGGTGACAAGATGTCGGGGGGTGGCGGCGGCTTCATTTTGCGTACGAACGGCGAGGACTCTTCCGATGCCGAACTGGCTGAAGACATTGCTTACCTGCGGAAAACCTGGGCGCGCATCAAGGAGGCATCGCTCAGGCTGCCGGCCACGTCGTTGCTTCATCAGGATCTGGATCTTCTGCAGCGCGTACTGCGCGATCTGGTGGGCGACCACACCCAGACCATCCGCATCGACTCGGTGGAGCAGTTCCATCGCCTGCGCGCGTTTGGGCAGGAGTTCATGCCCGCGGCAGCCGGCAAGCTCCAGCACTACAAAGGCGAGCGGCCCATTTTCGATCTGTATTCGATCGATGAGGAGGTATCGAAGGCCCTCGGGCGCCGGGTAGATCTCAAGTCGGGCGGTTATCTCATCGTGGACCAGACTGAAGCGTTGACCACTGTCGACGTGAACACGGGTGGTTTCGTGGGGGCGCGCAATTTTGACGACACCATCTTCAAGACCAACCTCGAGGCTGCGCAGGCCATTGCGCGCCAGCTGCGGCTGCGCAACCTGGGCGGCATCATCATTGTGGATTTCATCGACATGGCGCGCGAGGACCACCAAGAGGCGGTGCTTACCGAATTCAAGAAGCAGCTTGCACGAGATCGGGTGAAAACCATGTCGGGCGGTTTCTCGCAGCTGGGACTGGTGGAGATGACGCGCAAGCGGACCCGCGAGTCTCTGGCCCACATGCTGTGTGAACCTTGCAGCGCTTGCCAAGGGGCTGGGCAGGTGAAGACCGCGCGCAGCGTTTGCTACGACGTCTTGCGCGAAATCCTGCGCGAAGCCCGCCAGTTCAACCCGCGGGAGTTCCGTGTGGTGGCATCGCCGCGCGTGGTGGAATTGTTCCTGGATGAGGAAAGCCAGCATCTGGCTGGCTTGAGCGATTTCATCGGCAAGCCCATTTCGCTCCAGGCTGAAAGCGCCATGGGGCAGGAGCAGTACGACATCGTCCTGCTGTAG